The DNA sequence ACATCCACCATTTCTTGTGAATACTTTCCGGGATACAATTCTTCTATGGCGTTTATCAAAGATTTGGCTCCGGCCCTGTGCCCGCCACCTGTGTCAGAAAAAAGATATAGTATTTTCTTTTTCATATGTTTATTAGAATACCAGGTTATCAGAATATCTGCCTGCCGGCAGGTAAGAAGAAGAATTCAAACCATCAGAGTGTTCTGATATTCTGTTTTTCCTTATACCAGTGCAAAGTCAATTCTAAGCCTTTTCTGATATCAACCTCAGCTTTCCAGCCGAGCTCCCTCTCTGCTTTTTTGCAGTTTAAAACGCTTCGAAACAGCTCTCCCGCGCGTGGAGACGCATATATTGCTTCACCTGTAAAGTTCAATAATTCTTTTAGATGTTTAAAAAGTTCATTGACTGAGATTCCGATCCCTCTTCCTATATTATATGTTGTATTATCCCCTTTTTTAAGGGCTATAAGGTTTATCTGCGCCACATCTTTGACAAAGAGATAATCTCTTAATTGTTTTCCGTCCCCATAAATGGTAGGAATTTCCCCCTTCAGCATTTTGCCGCAGAATATCGCGTTGACCCCTGCTTCTCCCAGAGGGTCTTGCCTAGGTCCGTAGACATTTCCATATCTTAAAACCGTATAATTTAATCCGTAATTTACATGATAAGCATATAGATAAAGTTCTCCCGCGCGCTTTGTTATGGCATAGGGGGAGATAGGCTCCTGGGGATGTCCTTCGTCGGCCCCGTCTTTCTCCTTTATTTCACCGTATATAGCCCCTCCTGTTGATGAAAAAAGGAGTTTTTTTGCTTTAGTTTTTACCGCGGTTTCCAGAATATTTAGCATTCCAAGTTCATTT is a window from the candidate division WOR-1 bacterium RIFOXYB2_FULL_36_35 genome containing:
- a CDS encoding UDP-glucose 4-epimerase, with amino-acid sequence MKIVVTGGAGFIGSNVVDTYVEAGHEVLIIDNLSTGKEENLNTKANFEKIDIRDKKVHDIISSFSPDVINHIAAQIDVRKSLSDPVFNAEVNELGMLNILETAVKTKAKKLLFSSTGGAIYGEIKEKDGADEGHPQEPISPYAITKRAGELYLYAYHVNYGLNYTVLRYGNVYGPRQDPLGEAGVNAIFCGKMLKGEIPTIYGDGKQLRDYLFVKDVAQINLIALKKGDNTTYNIGRGIGISVNELFKHLKELLNFTGEAIYASPRAGELFRSVLNCKKAERELGWKAEVDIRKGLELTLHWYKEKQNIRTL